In one window of Mobiluncus massiliensis DNA:
- the rpsA gene encoding 30S ribosomal protein S1 — protein sequence MSNTTNVPTTVPQVAINDIGSTEDLIKEIDKTIKYFNDGDLVSGTVVKVDRDEVLLDIGYKTEGVILSRELSIKHDVDPDAEVKVGDEIEALVLQKEDKEGRLLLSKKRAQYERAWGDIEKVKQEDGVVNGTVIEVVKGGLIIDIGLRGFLPASLVEMRRVRDLQPYIGRQLETKIIELDKNRNNVVLSRRAFLEQTQSEVRTTFLSTLQKGQVRKGVVSSIVNFGAFVDLGGVDGLVHVSELSWKHIDHPSEVVQVGQEVTVEVLDVDFDRERVSLSLKATQEDPWQTFARTHKIGQIVPGKVTKLVPFGVFVRVEDGIEGLVHVSELATRHVEVPEQVAKIGDEIFVKVIDIDLERRRISLSLKQANEGLDVTSDDFDPSLYGMSAEYDAEGNYKYPEGFDPETNEWMEGYEEQRAAWETSYAAAQARFEAHKEQVKVAQEADKEAAIAQGVAEQTSYSSTTEEEADTSGTLADDEALAALRDKLAGE from the coding sequence ATGTCCAATACTACTAATGTCCCTACTACTGTTCCTCAGGTTGCCATTAACGACATCGGCTCGACCGAGGACCTCATCAAAGAAATCGACAAGACCATCAAGTACTTCAATGATGGCGATCTTGTCTCCGGTACTGTCGTGAAAGTTGATCGCGACGAAGTTTTGCTCGATATCGGTTACAAAACCGAAGGCGTTATTCTTTCCCGCGAGCTGTCCATTAAACATGACGTGGATCCCGACGCGGAAGTCAAAGTTGGTGACGAAATCGAAGCTCTGGTCCTCCAAAAGGAAGACAAAGAAGGCCGTTTGCTGCTGTCCAAGAAGCGCGCTCAGTACGAACGCGCCTGGGGCGATATCGAAAAGGTGAAGCAGGAAGACGGTGTCGTCAACGGTACCGTTATCGAGGTTGTCAAAGGCGGCTTGATTATTGATATCGGTCTGCGCGGATTCTTGCCGGCCTCCCTGGTTGAAATGCGCCGCGTGCGCGACCTGCAGCCTTACATCGGCCGTCAGCTGGAAACCAAGATTATTGAGTTGGACAAGAACCGCAACAACGTGGTTTTGTCCCGCCGCGCTTTCTTGGAACAGACCCAGTCCGAAGTGCGCACCACCTTCCTGTCCACTTTGCAAAAGGGTCAGGTTCGCAAGGGCGTGGTGTCCTCTATCGTCAACTTCGGCGCGTTCGTCGATTTGGGCGGCGTGGACGGCCTGGTGCACGTGTCCGAACTGTCCTGGAAGCACATTGATCACCCCTCCGAGGTCGTTCAGGTTGGCCAGGAAGTCACCGTGGAAGTACTCGACGTTGACTTTGATCGCGAACGCGTGTCCCTGTCCTTGAAGGCCACTCAGGAAGATCCGTGGCAGACCTTCGCCCGGACCCACAAGATCGGTCAAATCGTTCCTGGTAAGGTCACCAAGTTGGTGCCCTTCGGCGTGTTTGTCCGGGTCGAGGATGGTATCGAGGGCCTGGTACACGTGTCCGAGTTGGCCACCCGTCACGTGGAAGTTCCCGAACAGGTCGCCAAGATTGGCGATGAAATCTTTGTCAAGGTTATCGATATTGACCTCGAACGCCGCCGTATCTCGCTGTCCTTGAAGCAGGCTAACGAGGGGCTGGACGTGACTTCTGACGACTTCGATCCTTCGCTTTACGGTATGTCTGCCGAATACGACGCTGAGGGCAACTACAAGTACCCCGAAGGCTTCGATCCGGAAACGAACGAGTGGATGGAAGGCTACGAAGAACAGCGCGCTGCTTGGGAAACCTCCTACGCCGCGGCTCAGGCTCGTTTTGAAGCCCACAAGGAACAGGTTAAGGTTGCTCAGGAAGCCGACAAGGAAGCTGCTATCGCTCAGGGCGTAGCTGAACAGACTTCCTACAGCTCCACCACCGAGGAAGAAGCCGATACCTCAGGTACCTTGGCCGATGACGAGGCTTTGGCGGCGCTGCGCGACAAGTTGGCCGGAGAGTAA
- the uvrB gene encoding excinuclease ABC subunit UvrB, whose protein sequence is MTEKKALPRDLVENPISLEVVSEYTPSGDQPEAIAELAERINAGEKDVVLLGATGTGKTATTAWLIEKLQRPTLVLEPNKTLAAQLTAEFRELLPKNAVEYFVSYYDYYQPEAYVPQTDTYIEKDSSINDEVERLRHSATNSLLTRRDVVVVSSVSCIYGLGTPEEYVSRGIHLTRGMQIGRQDLIKRFVQMQYNRNDVEFTRGNFRVRGDTIDIIPMYEELGVRVEMFGDEIDALALLHPVTGATLHEVNEIYVFPASHYVAGPERMERALAGIERELEQRCKWFHDQGKLLEEQRLRMRTTYDLEMLRQIGMCAGIENYSLHIDGRQPGEPPHTLLDYFPEDFLLVIDESHVTVPQIGGMFEGDMSRKRTLVDFGFRLPSAMDNRPLKWEEFQDRIGQTVYLSATPGDYELGLSDGVVEQIIRPTGLVDPKIVVKPVEGQIDDLMEQIRQRTEADERVLVTTLTKRMAEDLTKYLAQRGIRVEYLHSDVDTLRRVELLRSLRQGEFDVLVGINLLREGLDLPEVSLVSILDADKQGFLRSTKSLIQTVGRAARNVHGEVHMYADAVSDAMREAIDETERRRQKQIAYNEAHGIDPQPLRKKISDVTDMLAREDIDTAELLGTGYRQPDQKPSAAARSAAQDAAAARAALEVISRARANAAEDQPTQHGADDDTVDLVSLVAELTDQMHAAASELRFELAARLRDEIADLKKEIRRGKALGN, encoded by the coding sequence ATGACCGAAAAAAAGGCGCTGCCTCGCGATTTGGTGGAAAATCCGATTTCACTGGAAGTCGTTAGCGAATACACCCCCTCCGGCGACCAGCCGGAAGCCATCGCCGAACTTGCTGAGAGAATCAATGCCGGTGAAAAAGACGTCGTGCTGTTGGGAGCAACCGGCACCGGCAAGACCGCCACCACCGCTTGGCTCATCGAGAAACTGCAGCGCCCCACCCTGGTGCTGGAACCAAACAAAACGTTAGCGGCCCAGCTGACTGCCGAGTTCCGCGAACTGTTGCCAAAGAACGCCGTGGAATACTTCGTGTCGTACTACGACTACTACCAGCCCGAAGCCTATGTGCCGCAAACCGATACCTATATCGAAAAAGATTCCTCTATCAACGATGAAGTGGAACGTTTGCGCCACTCGGCCACGAACTCCCTGCTGACACGCCGTGACGTGGTGGTCGTTTCCTCGGTGTCTTGCATCTACGGTTTGGGTACCCCCGAAGAGTACGTGTCGCGAGGCATTCACTTGACCCGGGGAATGCAGATTGGGCGCCAAGATCTCATTAAACGATTCGTGCAGATGCAGTACAACCGCAATGACGTGGAGTTTACGCGCGGCAATTTTCGGGTGCGTGGGGATACTATCGACATCATTCCCATGTATGAAGAGCTCGGGGTGCGGGTGGAAATGTTCGGCGACGAGATTGACGCCCTGGCTTTGCTGCATCCCGTGACCGGCGCGACTTTGCACGAAGTGAATGAAATCTATGTGTTCCCCGCGTCGCACTACGTCGCCGGGCCGGAACGAATGGAACGCGCCTTGGCCGGCATTGAGCGCGAACTGGAACAGCGCTGCAAATGGTTCCACGACCAAGGCAAACTGTTGGAAGAACAGCGCCTCAGAATGCGTACCACCTACGACTTGGAGATGCTGCGCCAGATCGGGATGTGTGCGGGCATTGAGAACTATTCCCTGCATATTGACGGCCGGCAGCCGGGAGAGCCTCCACACACCTTGCTGGATTACTTTCCAGAAGATTTCCTGCTGGTCATTGACGAGTCTCACGTCACGGTGCCCCAGATTGGCGGCATGTTTGAAGGTGATATGTCACGGAAACGCACCCTGGTGGATTTCGGGTTCCGGCTGCCCTCCGCGATGGATAACCGGCCCTTGAAATGGGAGGAATTCCAGGACCGCATTGGGCAAACGGTGTATCTGTCCGCCACCCCGGGGGACTATGAACTGGGTCTCAGTGATGGGGTAGTGGAACAGATTATTCGCCCCACCGGCCTGGTCGACCCCAAGATTGTGGTGAAACCGGTGGAGGGCCAGATTGACGACTTGATGGAACAGATTCGCCAGCGCACCGAAGCTGATGAGCGAGTGCTGGTGACCACGCTAACCAAACGCATGGCTGAGGACCTGACAAAATACTTGGCTCAGCGCGGAATCAGGGTCGAATACCTGCACTCGGATGTGGATACGCTACGCCGGGTGGAACTGCTGCGTTCCTTGCGTCAAGGTGAATTCGATGTGTTAGTGGGTATCAACCTGCTGCGCGAGGGTCTGGATCTGCCCGAAGTGTCGTTGGTTTCGATTTTGGATGCCGACAAGCAAGGGTTCTTGCGTTCCACGAAGTCTCTGATTCAAACGGTTGGGCGCGCCGCCCGTAATGTCCACGGGGAAGTTCATATGTACGCTGACGCGGTTTCTGACGCGATGCGGGAAGCCATCGATGAAACCGAACGGCGCCGCCAGAAACAAATCGCGTATAACGAAGCCCACGGTATCGATCCGCAGCCGCTACGCAAGAAGATCTCTGACGTAACCGACATGCTGGCACGCGAAGATATTGACACCGCAGAATTGTTGGGAACCGGGTATCGCCAGCCTGACCAAAAGCCTTCTGCCGCGGCCCGCAGCGCGGCTCAGGACGCGGCGGCAGCTCGCGCGGCTCTAGAGGTCATCAGCCGAGCACGAGCCAATGCGGCAGAGGACCAGCCAACTCAGCATGGCGCGGATGACGATACCGTGGACTTGGTTTCTCTGGTCGCGGAGTTGACCGACCAGATGCATGCGGCTGCCAGTGAGCTACGGTTTGAGCTGGCAGCTCGGCTGCGTGATGAAATCGCCGACCTAAAGAAAGAAATCCGCCGGGGGAAAGCCCTGGGGAACTAG
- a CDS encoding glycerate kinase — protein MKIVIAPDSFKGSLSAAEAVAAMKRGVEAIFPEAETVAVPVADGGEGTAAVMLNAYGGEVKTAKTVDALGREREGEFTWIPARRLVVLDTAEACGIMYISMLERNIMESNTEGVGMLLKAALDLEPETIVVGLGGSATNDGGWGMMHNLGAKLFDEAGQELEPKVHVLANAARLDLSGMDPRLSKVKIVAANDVRNPLTGSSGASASFGPQKGAKPLQLGKLDRCLKNWGRLLEETTGTKVADVEGAGAAGGMGAAFLALGAENRHGFEIVAEATKLNEAMEDADLVLTGEGQLDRQTQRGKTPWGVAQLARQHGIPALAFTARLGLGHEILLQDGFTAIIPIMHQAMTGEKAAIEKASILLEDAVTLSLQLMTVGANPAISDILLKALDD, from the coding sequence GTGAAAATTGTCATTGCCCCGGATTCGTTTAAAGGTTCTTTGTCCGCCGCGGAAGCAGTCGCGGCGATGAAACGTGGGGTTGAAGCAATTTTCCCCGAAGCCGAAACGGTAGCGGTGCCGGTGGCTGACGGCGGTGAAGGCACCGCTGCGGTCATGCTTAATGCTTATGGCGGAGAAGTTAAGACGGCCAAGACGGTAGACGCCCTGGGCCGCGAACGGGAGGGCGAATTTACCTGGATTCCGGCGCGGCGCCTGGTCGTACTGGACACCGCTGAAGCCTGCGGGATTATGTACATCTCTATGCTGGAACGCAACATTATGGAATCCAACACAGAAGGTGTGGGGATGTTGTTGAAAGCCGCGTTGGACTTGGAGCCTGAAACTATCGTGGTCGGTTTGGGCGGTTCTGCGACCAATGATGGCGGCTGGGGCATGATGCATAATCTCGGTGCGAAACTTTTTGACGAGGCCGGCCAAGAGCTCGAACCGAAAGTTCATGTTTTGGCTAACGCTGCCCGCCTGGATTTATCCGGGATGGATCCTCGCTTGAGCAAAGTAAAGATCGTGGCTGCGAACGATGTGCGTAACCCGCTGACCGGTTCCAGCGGGGCGTCTGCCTCGTTCGGTCCGCAAAAGGGCGCCAAGCCGCTGCAGCTGGGTAAGCTCGATCGCTGCCTCAAAAATTGGGGCCGGCTGTTAGAAGAGACTACCGGTACCAAAGTTGCAGACGTGGAGGGTGCTGGCGCCGCTGGAGGGATGGGAGCCGCTTTCCTTGCTCTGGGTGCGGAAAATCGCCACGGTTTTGAGATTGTAGCCGAAGCGACGAAACTCAACGAAGCTATGGAAGATGCCGACCTGGTGTTGACCGGCGAAGGTCAGCTCGACCGGCAAACCCAACGCGGCAAGACGCCCTGGGGCGTGGCACAGCTGGCTCGCCAGCACGGTATTCCCGCCTTGGCGTTTACCGCGCGTCTCGGCTTGGGACACGAGATTTTGCTGCAGGACGGATTCACCGCGATTATTCCCATCATGCACCAAGCTATGACCGGTGAAAAAGCCGCCATCGAGAAAGCATCTATCTTGTTGGAGGACGCGGTCACTTTGAGCTTGCAGCTGATGACGGTAGGTGCGAATCCCGCCATCAGCGACATTTTGTTGAAAGCACTTGATGATTAA
- a CDS encoding bifunctional proline dehydrogenase/L-glutamate gamma-semialdehyde dehydrogenase, producing the protein MKPLNEQELAELREVGQLAVKRAQKWIEASKKYPVDYASKLLSRTLKDPRGLDFTVAFVDEVVRPEDIKIAGENLAALVKDNKPSFLPPYLKLPAVYGGALGTVVPDIAVPAARRVFRELVGDLAIDVTNKSLGRAIAKLRADGSRLNMNLLGEAVLGNKEASRRLNDVVELLQRDDVDYVSIKVSAVTGPHIAWDYQNMVAYAVENLLPLYREANKFSPKKFINLDMEEYHDLHMTIDVFKQLLDREEFKDLEAGIVLQAYLPDSLEAMQDLQAWAAKRVDNGGARVKVRVVKGANLSMEHVDAMMHGWPMTPQPSKQHTDANYMRILNYALTPEHTRNIRIGVAGMNVFTAGFAYELANKRGVFQNHGCEFEMLTGMNSSMARAVMEDTGPLLYYVPVVHPEEFDVAISYLVRRLEEIAAEENFMSAAFELTTNQAMYERERNRFEKAISMVNDLEFGPRRHQDRSQETADELAKLVQDDSGKWAFRNVPDSDPSLPANVAWGEAIAARMPHSQIGQGTVDASKINNEDELQAVLKRAEEGGAKWWALSTEERGEILHRAGVIMSQHRAEFIEVMGSEAGKAIDQGDVEVSEAVDYAHYYADEAIAMSQVAGAKFSPSKITVVTPPWNFPVAIPGGSTIAGLAAGSPVILKPATPARRCGALLAECLWEAGVPKDVLQLVTLANHDLGKILVTDPRVERVILTGGIETAQMFRSWRPDLGLLAETSGKNAIIVTPSADLDLAVKDVVTSAFGHAGQKCSAASLVILVGTVGKSKRFHNQLIDAVQSLKVGYPWDLGIQMGPVVEKPGEKLMRGLTQLEPGQSWAVKPKELDDSGRLWSPGVRANVKPGSEYHMTEYFGPILGVMRCDTLEEAVELQNQVEYGLTGGIHSLNPNEIKYWLDHVQVGNAYINRGITGAIVRRQPFGGWKRSVVGAGSKAGGPSYLYALGEWSPDDATLGSIAGSASGDLARELTALADEIGDHDKLEKSLAGDETAYAQDFQVNRDPSQLGVERNIFRCLPVPVVVRIGENVKNWEIAHVLHSGLLVGSKITVSTAKPFTPGLAGFASKHGVSVMVQDEAAWLNWARSWAAHDAGFDGRIRIIGESRTKVAEAIDGSVDVAIWDHPVTYSGRVEMIPFLHEQAVALTNHRFGDPTPITKGILEDHVVDY; encoded by the coding sequence TTGAAACCGCTCAATGAACAAGAATTAGCTGAGTTGAGAGAAGTCGGTCAGCTAGCTGTAAAACGCGCTCAGAAGTGGATTGAGGCCTCAAAGAAATACCCGGTCGATTACGCTTCTAAACTGCTGTCACGCACTCTAAAAGATCCGCGTGGCTTGGACTTCACCGTTGCGTTTGTCGATGAAGTTGTGCGTCCGGAGGACATCAAGATTGCCGGAGAAAATCTGGCGGCCCTGGTGAAAGACAATAAGCCGTCTTTCCTGCCCCCCTACCTGAAACTACCGGCTGTCTACGGTGGGGCTTTGGGTACGGTTGTTCCCGATATTGCGGTTCCGGCGGCTCGGCGGGTGTTCCGTGAACTGGTGGGCGACCTAGCGATTGACGTGACAAACAAGTCCCTGGGGCGAGCTATTGCGAAATTGCGCGCGGACGGGTCTCGGCTGAACATGAACCTTTTGGGTGAAGCCGTGTTGGGCAACAAGGAGGCCTCCCGGCGTCTGAACGACGTGGTGGAACTGCTGCAGCGTGACGATGTGGACTACGTGTCTATCAAGGTCTCCGCTGTAACCGGACCGCACATTGCCTGGGACTACCAGAACATGGTGGCTTACGCAGTCGAAAACCTGTTGCCGCTCTACCGGGAAGCCAATAAGTTCAGCCCCAAGAAGTTCATCAACTTGGACATGGAGGAATATCACGACCTGCACATGACCATCGATGTGTTCAAGCAGCTGCTGGACCGCGAGGAGTTCAAGGATCTGGAGGCCGGTATCGTGCTCCAGGCCTACTTGCCGGATTCGCTGGAAGCCATGCAAGACCTACAGGCTTGGGCCGCGAAACGTGTCGACAACGGCGGAGCCCGCGTCAAGGTGCGTGTGGTCAAAGGCGCGAACCTATCTATGGAACACGTTGACGCCATGATGCACGGCTGGCCGATGACCCCGCAGCCCTCAAAGCAGCACACTGACGCAAACTATATGCGTATCCTCAACTATGCGTTGACCCCTGAGCATACTCGGAACATTCGTATCGGCGTGGCTGGTATGAACGTGTTTACCGCTGGTTTTGCTTACGAGCTGGCCAACAAACGCGGAGTATTCCAAAACCACGGCTGCGAGTTCGAGATGCTGACGGGTATGAACAGCTCCATGGCTCGCGCGGTCATGGAGGACACCGGTCCGTTGTTGTACTACGTTCCGGTGGTGCACCCCGAGGAATTCGATGTTGCCATCAGCTACCTGGTGCGTCGTCTGGAAGAGATTGCCGCGGAAGAAAACTTCATGAGCGCGGCTTTTGAGCTGACCACGAACCAGGCTATGTACGAACGGGAACGCAACCGCTTCGAGAAAGCCATCTCCATGGTCAATGACCTGGAGTTCGGGCCGCGCCGTCATCAAGACCGTAGCCAGGAAACCGCAGATGAGCTGGCCAAACTGGTTCAAGACGACTCTGGGAAGTGGGCGTTCCGCAACGTTCCGGATTCCGATCCGTCCCTCCCGGCCAACGTGGCTTGGGGTGAGGCGATTGCCGCCAGGATGCCACATTCTCAGATTGGTCAGGGCACAGTCGATGCCTCCAAGATCAACAACGAGGACGAATTGCAGGCCGTACTGAAACGCGCTGAGGAAGGCGGCGCAAAGTGGTGGGCGCTCAGCACGGAGGAACGCGGCGAGATTCTGCACCGCGCCGGTGTCATCATGAGCCAACATCGCGCCGAGTTCATCGAAGTGATGGGTTCCGAAGCCGGTAAAGCCATCGACCAAGGCGATGTGGAAGTATCCGAGGCCGTTGATTACGCTCACTATTACGCCGATGAGGCTATCGCCATGTCTCAGGTGGCCGGCGCTAAGTTCAGTCCCTCCAAGATTACCGTGGTGACCCCGCCGTGGAACTTCCCCGTGGCCATTCCTGGCGGTTCGACCATTGCCGGTTTGGCGGCGGGTTCTCCGGTTATTTTGAAGCCGGCCACCCCCGCTCGCCGCTGCGGGGCGTTGCTCGCGGAATGCCTGTGGGAAGCGGGTGTTCCCAAGGACGTACTGCAGCTGGTGACCCTGGCCAACCACGACTTGGGCAAGATTCTGGTTACCGATCCGCGGGTGGAACGCGTCATTCTGACCGGCGGTATAGAAACCGCGCAAATGTTCCGCTCCTGGCGTCCCGACTTGGGCCTGCTGGCCGAGACCTCCGGCAAGAACGCCATCATCGTCACCCCCTCGGCTGACCTTGACTTGGCGGTAAAGGACGTTGTCACAAGCGCGTTCGGTCACGCGGGTCAAAAGTGTTCGGCCGCGTCGTTGGTCATTTTGGTGGGCACGGTTGGCAAATCGAAACGTTTCCACAACCAGTTGATTGACGCAGTGCAGTCCCTGAAAGTCGGCTACCCGTGGGATTTGGGTATCCAGATGGGTCCCGTGGTGGAAAAGCCGGGCGAAAAGCTGATGCGCGGCTTGACCCAGTTGGAGCCCGGCCAGAGCTGGGCAGTAAAGCCCAAAGAACTCGACGATTCCGGGCGGCTGTGGAGCCCTGGCGTGCGCGCTAATGTGAAACCTGGCAGCGAGTACCACATGACCGAGTACTTCGGCCCGATTTTGGGCGTAATGCGGTGCGACACTTTGGAAGAAGCTGTCGAGTTGCAAAACCAGGTCGAATACGGTTTGACCGGCGGTATTCACTCGCTGAATCCGAACGAAATCAAGTACTGGCTCGATCATGTCCAGGTTGGTAACGCTTACATCAACCGCGGTATTACCGGTGCTATCGTGCGCCGTCAGCCGTTCGGTGGTTGGAAGCGTTCCGTAGTGGGTGCCGGTTCCAAGGCCGGTGGCCCCTCCTACCTTTACGCTTTGGGCGAATGGAGCCCGGACGACGCGACCTTAGGCAGCATTGCCGGTTCGGCTTCTGGCGATTTGGCGCGGGAATTGACCGCGCTGGCCGATGAAATCGGAGACCATGACAAGCTTGAGAAGTCTTTGGCTGGCGATGAAACCGCTTATGCTCAGGATTTCCAGGTTAATCGCGATCCGTCCCAGCTCGGAGTGGAACGCAACATCTTCCGTTGCTTGCCGGTTCCGGTGGTCGTGCGTATCGGTGAGAACGTCAAGAACTGGGAGATTGCCCACGTGTTGCACTCCGGGTTGCTGGTGGGTTCCAAGATTACGGTTTCCACCGCCAAGCCGTTTACCCCCGGCCTGGCTGGTTTTGCCTCCAAGCACGGTGTCAGTGTGATGGTTCAAGATGAAGCCGCCTGGTTGAACTGGGCTCGCAGCTGGGCCGCTCACGATGCCGGCTTTGACGGGCGGATTCGTATCATCGGTGAAAGCCGTACCAAGGTTGCTGAAGCTATCGACGGCTCTGTTGATGTGGCCATCTGGGATCACCCGGTCACCTATTCCGGTCGAGTCGAAATGATTCCGTTCCTTCACGAACAGGCGGTTGCTTTGACGAACCACCGCTTTGGCGATCCCACCCCGATTACCAAGGGCATCCTTGAGGACCACGTGGTGGACTACTAA
- the putP gene encoding sodium/proline symporter PutP has product MCITTVVPAGAAGTTANPAGIAIAMIIYFVAMIMIGIYGYTRSKSLDDYMLGGRDLPPFVAALSAGAADMSGWLMMGLPGAMYLSGIFNGWIAIGLTVGAWINWLVTAPRLRAYTEVAGDSITVPSFFSNRTHDNSKIIRYVAGIIIVVFFTLYVSSGMVAGGTFFKSTFGWDYHVGMVFVAGIVILYTLVGGFLAVSWTDMVQGLIMMVALVAVPIMGLVVIGGFGGVAEGLSATGDNSLLNPLGTGLDAVGWMDWISNVAWGFGYFGMPHIIVRFMALRSPRQATPARRFWLGWMVFCLLGTGMTAIIGRAMSEKGMIPDLLPKEGMEGNPQETVFLVMGTTLFPAIMAGFMLAAILAAIMSTVSSQLLVTSSAMVEDIYHGATKKELSDNKGVLLGRITVLFVSVVAALLAIDPSNSVLGLVSFAWAGFGAAFGPIVILSLYWKKLTWQGAASGMVVGAVVAVLWNKAFNNGDASWIVYTHLYEIVPGFLLCLLVAWLVSKATWRDDPQILEEFERAVAIAKGQPDPKGLIKTLEEKQSQSVAEKQNS; this is encoded by the coding sequence ATGTGCATAACTACAGTTGTACCCGCAGGAGCCGCTGGAACCACGGCTAACCCCGCAGGCATCGCCATCGCGATGATTATCTATTTCGTAGCCATGATCATGATTGGAATCTATGGCTATACGCGTTCCAAGAGCTTGGACGACTACATGCTGGGCGGGCGTGACCTGCCTCCCTTTGTAGCCGCACTTTCCGCTGGCGCAGCAGACATGTCCGGCTGGTTGATGATGGGGCTGCCCGGCGCCATGTACCTCAGCGGGATTTTCAACGGCTGGATTGCGATTGGTTTGACCGTCGGTGCCTGGATTAACTGGCTGGTCACCGCGCCGCGCTTGCGTGCTTATACCGAGGTTGCTGGCGACTCGATTACGGTCCCCTCGTTCTTTTCCAACCGTACCCACGATAACTCCAAGATTATCCGCTACGTAGCGGGCATTATCATCGTGGTGTTCTTTACCCTGTACGTGTCCTCCGGTATGGTGGCCGGCGGTACTTTCTTTAAGTCCACCTTTGGCTGGGACTACCACGTCGGCATGGTGTTTGTGGCCGGCATCGTGATTCTCTACACCCTGGTCGGCGGCTTCCTGGCTGTGTCTTGGACAGATATGGTGCAAGGTTTGATTATGATGGTGGCCTTGGTAGCGGTGCCGATTATGGGCTTGGTCGTTATTGGCGGGTTCGGCGGTGTCGCGGAAGGCCTGTCGGCCACTGGCGACAACTCCCTGTTGAACCCTCTGGGCACCGGACTTGACGCCGTCGGGTGGATGGACTGGATTTCCAACGTAGCGTGGGGATTCGGTTACTTCGGAATGCCCCACATTATTGTGCGTTTCATGGCGCTGCGTTCCCCTCGTCAAGCTACTCCTGCCCGGCGCTTTTGGCTGGGGTGGATGGTGTTCTGCTTGCTCGGCACCGGCATGACCGCCATTATCGGCCGTGCCATGAGCGAAAAGGGCATGATTCCCGATTTACTGCCGAAAGAGGGCATGGAGGGCAACCCCCAAGAAACCGTGTTCCTGGTCATGGGAACCACGCTGTTCCCGGCCATTATGGCTGGCTTCATGCTGGCCGCTATCCTGGCCGCAATTATGTCCACTGTGTCCTCGCAACTGCTGGTCACGTCCTCGGCCATGGTGGAGGACATCTATCACGGGGCAACCAAGAAAGAACTCAGCGATAACAAGGGTGTTCTGCTCGGCCGTATCACAGTTCTGTTTGTGTCCGTGGTGGCAGCCCTGCTGGCGATAGATCCATCAAACTCCGTACTGGGACTGGTGTCCTTTGCCTGGGCAGGTTTCGGCGCTGCTTTTGGCCCCATCGTCATTCTGTCCCTCTATTGGAAGAAACTAACCTGGCAGGGAGCAGCTTCTGGCATGGTCGTGGGGGCCGTGGTGGCGGTGCTGTGGAACAAAGCGTTCAACAACGGCGACGCCTCGTGGATTGTCTATACACACCTGTACGAAATCGTGCCCGGATTCTTGCTGTGCCTGCTGGTCGCTTGGCTGGTTTCCAAAGCGACCTGGCGGGATGATCCCCAGATTCTGGAGGAATTCGAACGTGCCGTGGCCATCGCAAAGGGTCAGCCCGATCCGAAGGGTCTCATTAAGACTCTCGAGGAAAAGCAGTCTCAATCCGTTGCGGAGAAACAGAATTCTTGA
- the coaE gene encoding dephospho-CoA kinase (Dephospho-CoA kinase (CoaE) performs the final step in coenzyme A biosynthesis.) codes for MIKQLRTFSVPDNRALKVAISGGIGSGKTSFTNCLASLGGVRFDADEVLRAATGPQGSATAQIRETFGASVCAGGELNRGALAQLIFSDPAAKARLESILHPLVWEEMDRVLAQLEPGDVLVAEIPLLTETGNHTRFDCCVMVDAPLEVRLARLTRNRQLNEAQARARIDAQASREQREAIATFWVDNCGTPADLDADAAALWKILSDRPVPELSDFAKHGGPDLPTLGL; via the coding sequence ATGATTAAACAGCTGCGGACGTTCTCCGTTCCGGATAATCGTGCGCTAAAGGTCGCTATCAGCGGCGGTATCGGATCGGGAAAAACGTCGTTCACCAACTGTTTAGCCTCCCTGGGCGGGGTTCGTTTTGACGCCGATGAAGTGTTGCGCGCCGCCACCGGTCCGCAGGGGAGTGCCACGGCACAAATCCGGGAAACGTTTGGTGCATCGGTGTGTGCCGGCGGTGAACTCAATCGCGGCGCCCTAGCGCAGCTCATCTTTTCCGACCCTGCCGCAAAAGCCCGCCTGGAAAGCATCTTGCATCCCCTCGTGTGGGAGGAAATGGACCGGGTGTTAGCTCAATTGGAACCGGGAGACGTGCTGGTGGCAGAGATTCCTCTGTTGACCGAAACCGGTAACCACACCCGTTTCGACTGCTGCGTCATGGTGGACGCCCCGCTGGAAGTGCGCCTCGCGCGCCTCACCCGAAACCGTCAACTAAACGAGGCGCAGGCTCGTGCACGTATTGACGCGCAAGCCAGCCGGGAGCAGCGAGAGGCCATTGCGACATTTTGGGTGGACAACTGCGGTACACCCGCAGACCTCGATGCAGACGCGGCCGCGCTCTGGAAGATTCTGTCTGACCGCCCGGTGCCGGAGCTTTCAGACTTTGCAAAGCACGGTGGGCCGGATTTGCCTACACTGGGACTATGA